The following proteins come from a genomic window of Ignavibacteriales bacterium:
- a CDS encoding O-methyltransferase yields the protein MTKILYERQQVYLSSLRNPPDALLKEMEEFALEKKIPILDWNSAEFLEELILIHRPKRVLEIGTAIAYSSIRIARHLRKKALLDTIEKSKDNITLATEFIKRAKLNSSINILEGDALEIMPSLEKKYDLIFLDADKQDYEKLFYYSLMLLKKHGILFVDNLLWHGYPAARSVPASYSRSTKFIREFNKLFANQTSLKTTILPIGDGIGLGVKV from the coding sequence ATGACAAAAATTCTTTATGAGAGACAGCAAGTTTATTTATCGTCATTAAGAAATCCACCGGATGCGCTTCTTAAAGAGATGGAAGAATTTGCACTTGAAAAAAAAATCCCGATACTTGACTGGAATTCAGCTGAGTTTCTTGAAGAACTTATTCTCATTCATCGCCCTAAAAGAGTTTTAGAGATTGGAACTGCAATTGCGTATTCATCAATCAGAATTGCAAGACATCTGCGTAAGAAAGCATTATTAGATACTATTGAGAAAAGCAAAGATAATATTACACTTGCAACAGAATTTATTAAACGCGCCAAACTTAATTCATCAATAAATATTCTTGAAGGCGACGCATTAGAAATAATGCCGTCACTCGAAAAAAAATATGATCTGATCTTTCTGGATGCCGATAAACAAGATTATGAAAAACTTTTTTATTATTCATTAATGTTGCTAAAGAAACATGGAATTTTATTTGTTGATAATCTTCTCTGGCATGGTTATCCGGCAGCGAGATCTGTTCCCGCTTCTTATAGCAGATCAACAAAATTTATACGTGAGTTTAATAAATTGTTTGCTAACCAAACGTCTTTAAAAACTACAATCCTTCCTATTGGCGACGGGATTGGTCTTGGAGTAAAAGTTTAG
- a CDS encoding S8 family serine peptidase has translation MRKIVFLLILISASFISAQTKYLIYFKDKGVSEARVLQKSSALFKMAEKELSPKAIERRKQVMGEDNYITYEDIPLNEDYTTQIEQQGIKIVNKLKWFNAVSSYLTDAQINQLEKLSCITKIERVRVFKSRTDENQLINQNNNVQQLNKIVSTTSLNYGPSLTQNALSDIPVVHDLGIDGTGVYVGILDNGFNWKTPPSLSSRKVLREYNYATNSSDVSNANTHGTGVFSIMAGYDPGQIIGPAYNANFFLAKTEIDNGNNDLHIEEDNYAAALEDMENAGVDITSSSLGYSTFDPNQASYTYADMNGHTTIVAQAVNIAFAKGVSTFTAAGNEGNYWGVNQGGIVSPGDAPNIITVGAVDHSNLMAGFSSRGPTSDGRTKPEVVAMGVDVYHVISGSSYGYGDGTSYATPITAGIAALLKSAWPHLTNVQMRKIFFESGDNTANPNNDRGWGLISAKKAISYPNLSAVNNVYNVLNKIFINADGVNSSTVRLNYSINGSSYQSVPMNQVTFNNTLKFNYTIPGSTNGASVEFYFTYQTSSGGSVSEPASGTYKFSFGSYNISNLTSVVSKNEIPSQFNLSQNYPNPFNPSTIISYQLSTISHVQLKVYDVLGKEVAVLVNEVQQPGNYNSQFSIVNYQLSSGVYFYRLQTDNFTSTKKMMLIK, from the coding sequence ATGAGAAAAATCGTCTTTTTGCTAATTCTTATATCTGCTTCATTCATTTCAGCACAAACAAAATATCTGATCTATTTCAAAGATAAAGGTGTATCAGAGGCAAGAGTACTTCAGAAATCTTCCGCCTTATTTAAAATGGCAGAGAAAGAACTCTCACCTAAAGCTATTGAAAGAAGAAAGCAGGTTATGGGTGAGGATAATTATATAACGTATGAAGATATACCCCTCAACGAAGATTATACTACTCAAATTGAGCAGCAAGGAATTAAAATTGTGAACAAATTAAAATGGTTCAATGCGGTGAGCAGTTACTTAACTGATGCTCAAATAAATCAATTGGAAAAATTATCATGTATTACGAAAATTGAAAGAGTTCGGGTGTTCAAATCAAGAACGGATGAAAATCAATTAATCAATCAGAATAATAATGTTCAGCAATTAAATAAAATTGTTTCGACAACTTCTTTGAACTATGGACCCTCGCTGACACAAAATGCGCTCTCAGATATTCCTGTTGTGCATGATTTGGGAATTGACGGCACTGGAGTTTATGTTGGAATTCTTGATAATGGTTTCAATTGGAAAACTCCCCCCTCTTTATCATCCAGAAAAGTTTTAAGAGAATATAATTATGCCACTAATAGTAGCGATGTAAGTAATGCGAATACACATGGGACCGGAGTATTCTCTATCATGGCAGGATATGATCCCGGGCAAATCATTGGACCAGCTTATAACGCAAATTTTTTCCTTGCCAAAACCGAAATTGACAATGGAAATAACGACCTTCATATAGAGGAAGATAACTACGCCGCAGCTCTCGAAGATATGGAAAATGCAGGTGTTGATATCACCAGTAGTTCTCTTGGATATAGTACTTTTGATCCTAACCAAGCATCATATACTTATGCTGATATGAATGGTCATACTACTATTGTCGCACAGGCAGTTAACATTGCATTTGCTAAGGGTGTCTCAACATTTACTGCTGCTGGAAATGAGGGTAACTATTGGGGAGTTAATCAAGGCGGGATTGTTTCTCCGGGCGACGCTCCTAATATAATTACTGTTGGGGCTGTTGATCATTCTAATTTAATGGCTGGTTTTAGCAGCCGTGGTCCAACGTCGGATGGCAGAACTAAACCTGAAGTCGTTGCAATGGGTGTTGATGTGTATCATGTTATTTCTGGAAGTTCATATGGTTATGGCGATGGAACTTCTTATGCGACTCCAATAACGGCAGGTATTGCTGCCTTATTAAAATCAGCCTGGCCACATTTAACTAATGTGCAAATGAGAAAAATCTTTTTTGAATCGGGCGACAACACAGCTAATCCTAACAACGATAGGGGTTGGGGATTGATTTCAGCTAAGAAAGCAATTTCTTATCCAAATCTAAGTGCAGTTAATAATGTTTACAATGTACTCAATAAAATTTTTATAAATGCTGATGGTGTGAATTCTTCAACAGTAAGATTAAATTACAGTATTAATGGAAGTTCTTATCAATCAGTTCCAATGAATCAAGTTACTTTCAATAATACTCTTAAATTCAATTACACAATTCCTGGGTCTACCAACGGCGCTTCTGTAGAATTTTATTTTACTTATCAAACAAGTTCTGGCGGATCTGTAAGTGAACCAGCTAGCGGTACATACAAATTTTCTTTCGGAAGTTATAATATTAGTAATCTGACTTCTGTAGTAAGTAAAAATGAAATTCCATCTCAGTTCAATCTTTCTCAAAATTATCCGAATCCGTTTAATCCGAGTACAATTATCAGCTATCAGCTTTCAACTATCAGCCATGTACAGTTGAAAGTTTATGATGTGTTGGGAAAAGAGGTAGCCGTTCTTGTAAACGAAGTTCAACAACCTGGAAATTATAATTCGCAATTCTCAATTGTCAATTATCAATTATCTTCCGGTGTTTATTTTTATAGATTGCAGACAGATAATTTTACATCAACAAAAAAAATGATGTTGATCAAATGA
- the lepB gene encoding signal peptidase I: protein MALLNEEKKEQSKEKKYPVAKTSKQKFWEFWKNLLFAAVAAFLIKTFFIETSRVPTGSMEKTIWVGDFLFVNKFVYGASSPRNIPFTNISLPYFQMPALREPKRGDIVVFEFPGSKDELIPPDISNYVKRCIGVPGDTIEIVDKVVFVNGKEAPRAPQIQYANNYVTPKGIGNEGIFPKGSNYNEDNYGPLVVPKKGDVIKLTIENIEQWRTIIDREFGMRVVTVDGNKIMIEGKPVDSYTLKQDYYFMMGDNRDDSLDSRFWGFVRRDKVVGEALMIYWSWDPSIPFSDFFNLLSTVRLGRIAKLVH, encoded by the coding sequence ATGGCGCTGTTAAACGAAGAAAAGAAAGAACAATCAAAAGAGAAAAAGTATCCGGTTGCGAAAACCTCAAAACAAAAATTTTGGGAGTTTTGGAAAAATTTATTATTCGCTGCTGTTGCCGCATTTCTAATCAAAACATTTTTTATAGAAACGTCGCGTGTGCCAACAGGTTCTATGGAAAAAACAATTTGGGTTGGTGACTTTCTCTTTGTTAATAAATTTGTATATGGTGCGTCATCGCCAAGAAATATTCCATTCACAAATATTTCTCTTCCATATTTTCAAATGCCCGCTCTTCGTGAACCAAAACGGGGAGATATTGTTGTTTTTGAATTTCCCGGTTCTAAAGATGAATTAATTCCACCCGATATTAGTAACTATGTTAAAAGATGCATCGGAGTACCCGGCGATACAATTGAAATTGTTGACAAAGTTGTTTTCGTGAACGGAAAGGAAGCGCCGCGCGCACCGCAAATTCAATATGCAAATAATTATGTTACTCCAAAGGGAATTGGTAATGAAGGAATATTTCCTAAAGGAAGTAATTACAACGAAGATAATTATGGTCCGCTTGTCGTTCCGAAAAAAGGAGATGTAATTAAACTAACAATTGAAAACATTGAACAATGGCGCACAATTATTGACCGTGAATTTGGAATGCGTGTTGTTACTGTCGATGGCAACAAAATTATGATTGAAGGCAAACCTGTTGATTCATATACATTAAAGCAAGATTATTATTTCATGATGGGAGATAACCGTGACGATAGTTTGGATAGCCGTTTCTGGGGATTTGTACGCCGGGATAAAGTTGTCGGCGAGGCACTTATGATCTATTGGTCATGGGATCCGAGTATTCCATTCTCTGATTTCTTTAACTTGTTAAGTACAGTTAGGTTAGGAAGAATTGCAAAATTAGTCCATTGA
- the lepA gene encoding translation elongation factor 4: MIHIRNFCIIAHIDHGKSTIADCLLETTHTISKREAKDQLLDSLDLERERGITIKSHAIQMKYIAKDSFEYTLNLIDTPGHVDFSYEVSRSLAACEGAILVVDAAQGVEAQTISNLYMAIDAGLEIIPVINKIDLPSAMIDVVQKQIIDLIGCKNEDIILVSAKERIGIEEMLEAIVHRIAPPTGDENAPLQALVFDSIFDSYRGAVAYVRLFNGVIKEKDEIKFFVNDKKYLAEEVGTLRLGRIRTGELRAGNVGYLIPGVKDVHDAKVGDTVTHLRNGAEKALPGYKEIKPMVFSGLYPTSSDDYENLREALEKFRLNDSALSYSPETSAALGFGFRCGFLGMLHMEIVQERLEREYDQSIVTTLPNVEYWVYKKNGDKVIVDNPSDMPAVGDIEHVEEPYVKAQIVTPSEYVGNLMQLAIEKRGVYKNTTYIDPTRADIEFEFPLAEIIFDFYDKLKSISRGYASFDYEFTGYRESDLVKIDILLNGEKVDALSIICHEKKSFVWGQKVCTKLKELIPRQMFEIAIQAAIGSKVVSRTTVKAMRKNVLAKCYGGDITRKRKLLEKQKEGKKRMKQVGNVEIPQEAFLAVLQIDD; the protein is encoded by the coding sequence ATGATACACATCCGCAATTTCTGCATAATTGCTCATATAGATCACGGTAAGTCTACAATCGCCGATTGTCTTCTAGAAACAACGCACACAATTTCCAAGCGTGAGGCAAAGGATCAGCTGTTAGATAGTCTTGACCTGGAACGCGAACGTGGAATTACAATAAAATCTCATGCAATACAGATGAAATATATTGCAAAGGATAGCTTTGAATACACTCTGAATTTGATTGATACTCCCGGACATGTTGATTTTTCTTATGAAGTATCCCGCTCGCTTGCCGCATGTGAAGGTGCTATTCTGGTTGTTGATGCTGCACAAGGTGTTGAAGCACAAACTATCAGTAATCTTTATATGGCAATTGATGCCGGCCTGGAAATTATTCCGGTTATAAACAAGATCGATTTGCCAAGCGCAATGATTGATGTTGTCCAAAAGCAAATTATAGATTTGATAGGATGCAAAAACGAAGATATAATTTTAGTAAGCGCCAAGGAACGAATCGGTATCGAAGAGATGTTGGAAGCGATTGTTCATCGGATCGCTCCGCCTACAGGAGACGAAAACGCACCGCTTCAAGCACTCGTTTTCGATTCAATTTTTGATTCTTACCGAGGTGCTGTTGCTTACGTTCGTCTTTTCAATGGCGTTATAAAAGAAAAAGATGAAATAAAATTTTTTGTTAATGATAAAAAATATCTTGCAGAGGAAGTTGGCACTTTACGTCTTGGAAGAATTCGAACTGGTGAACTTAGAGCCGGTAATGTTGGATATCTAATACCCGGCGTGAAAGACGTTCACGATGCTAAAGTTGGTGATACCGTTACACATCTCCGTAATGGTGCAGAAAAAGCACTTCCCGGTTATAAAGAAATTAAACCGATGGTTTTCAGCGGTCTCTATCCAACAAGTTCCGATGATTACGAAAACCTACGAGAAGCATTAGAAAAATTCCGTCTCAACGATTCAGCTTTAAGCTATTCTCCTGAAACATCTGCAGCTCTCGGTTTTGGTTTCCGGTGCGGATTTCTCGGCATGCTTCATATGGAGATAGTTCAGGAAAGACTTGAACGTGAATATGATCAGTCAATCGTTACAACTCTTCCTAACGTTGAATACTGGGTTTACAAGAAAAATGGAGATAAAGTAATTGTTGATAATCCCTCTGATATGCCTGCCGTGGGAGATATTGAACACGTTGAAGAACCATATGTAAAAGCACAAATAGTTACCCCTAGCGAATATGTTGGGAACTTAATGCAGCTTGCGATTGAAAAAAGGGGTGTATATAAGAACACAACGTACATTGATCCGACTCGTGCCGATATTGAATTTGAGTTTCCGCTTGCAGAAATTATTTTTGATTTTTATGATAAATTGAAATCGATCTCGCGCGGTTATGCTTCATTCGATTATGAATTTACCGGTTACCGTGAATCGGATTTAGTTAAGATCGATATTTTATTGAACGGTGAAAAAGTTGACGCACTTTCGATTATTTGCCATGAAAAGAAATCTTTTGTGTGGGGACAGAAAGTATGTACAAAACTGAAAGAATTGATTCCGCGGCAAATGTTTGAGATTGCAATTCAAGCGGCTATCGGTTCTAAAGTTGTTTCCCGGACAACTGTGAAAGCGATGCGTAAAAATGTATTGGCAAAATGTTACGGCGGTGATATTACAAGAAAAAGAAAACTTCTTGAGAAACAAAAAGAAGGAAAGAAGCGGATGAAGCAAGTTGGCAACGTTGAAATTCCGCAAGAAGCATTCTTAGCAGTATTACAAATTGATGATTGA
- the pelA gene encoding pectate lyase, protein MQIQKLSTLLLMLVCSTLIIAQNKISEKENAIPITGFYDSSHHWYDINEDDRVISPMPGQQRYNPSEIRKIADNILLYQKTNGGWPKNYDMLTILTDEQRDAVLKSKGELNTTFDNGTTHSQIDYLAKAFSITNDEKYKESCILGIEFILSAQYPNGGWPQFYPDTSGYRKYITFNDGAMIGIMELLKKFTEDAPQFSFLNNDLREKVKNAFDKGLDCILKCQIKEGDKLYVWCQQHDNVTLLPQNARTFEPASICNGESSGIVLLLMSINNPDEKIINSIQSAVEWFKDSKIFGFRVKEIPAPRVEYKYRTTSSDKVIEKDPLAPPIWARYYELRIHRPLFCNRDGKPVYSLAEVDRERRIGYGWYIYSPQDVLNKYSEWQKKWALAKNVLE, encoded by the coding sequence ATGCAAATCCAAAAATTGTCTACATTATTGTTGATGCTGGTTTGTTCAACTTTAATAATCGCGCAGAATAAAATCTCTGAAAAAGAAAATGCTATACCAATCACCGGATTTTATGACAGCTCTCATCACTGGTACGACATAAATGAAGACGATAGAGTAATCTCACCAATGCCAGGGCAACAGAGATATAATCCCAGTGAAATCAGAAAGATTGCAGACAACATATTGCTCTATCAAAAAACAAATGGCGGCTGGCCAAAAAATTATGATATGCTCACGATTTTAACCGACGAGCAACGAGATGCTGTTCTAAAATCAAAAGGGGAATTGAATACAACCTTCGACAACGGTACGACTCATTCGCAAATAGATTATTTGGCAAAAGCGTTTTCAATCACAAATGATGAAAAATATAAAGAATCATGTATTCTCGGGATTGAATTTATTTTATCCGCTCAATATCCAAACGGCGGCTGGCCTCAGTTCTATCCGGACACAAGCGGATATAGAAAATATATAACATTTAATGATGGTGCGATGATTGGTATAATGGAACTACTTAAAAAATTTACCGAAGATGCGCCTCAATTTTCTTTTCTTAACAATGACCTGAGAGAAAAAGTAAAGAATGCTTTTGATAAGGGTTTAGACTGTATTTTAAAATGTCAGATTAAGGAAGGCGATAAATTATATGTCTGGTGTCAGCAGCATGATAATGTAACTCTGCTTCCGCAAAATGCACGAACATTTGAACCGGCATCAATTTGTAATGGTGAAAGTTCAGGAATAGTTCTTCTGCTGATGAGTATCAATAATCCGGATGAAAAAATAATAAATTCAATTCAGAGTGCTGTTGAATGGTTTAAAGATTCTAAAATTTTTGGATTTAGGGTAAAAGAAATTCCGGCTCCTAGAGTTGAATATAAATATCGTACTACAAGTTCAGATAAAGTGATTGAAAAAGATCCGCTTGCGCCTCCAATTTGGGCACGTTATTATGAATTACGAATTCATAGGCCATTGTTCTGTAACCGCGATGGGAAACCCGTTTATTCATTAGCCGAAGTCGATAGGGAGCGAAGGATCGGTTATGGATGGTATATATATTCTCCGCAAGACGTTTTAAACAAATATTCCGAGTGGCAGAAAAAATGGGCACTTGCTAAGAACGTTCTCGAATAG
- a CDS encoding cupin domain-containing protein — protein sequence MLGERSKIKILIPLLFISFSCITLAQSDPGGKKNADSLSSKFNIENCVNEFSMEKTVKTDAGYQYWFIDKNFIDGRTLKMSVVAPHMATHAPHAHTEDEFFFILEGKADVYLNGKWKSVGPNTSFYCPSNIEHGIRNPGDKELKYLVIKKYEK from the coding sequence ATGCTGGGAGAAAGATCTAAAATCAAAATCTTAATACCTCTCTTATTCATTAGTTTCAGTTGTATTACACTTGCTCAATCAGATCCAGGTGGTAAAAAAAATGCGGATTCTCTTTCATCTAAATTCAATATTGAGAACTGCGTCAATGAATTTTCCATGGAAAAGACTGTGAAGACAGATGCCGGTTATCAATACTGGTTTATTGATAAAAATTTTATTGATGGAAGGACTCTAAAGATGAGTGTTGTCGCACCTCATATGGCAACTCATGCGCCGCATGCTCACACTGAAGATGAATTCTTTTTTATTCTGGAAGGAAAAGCAGATGTCTATTTGAATGGTAAATGGAAATCTGTTGGACCTAATACAAGTTTCTATTGTCCCTCAAACATTGAACACGGAATACGTAACCCCGGCGATAAAGAACTGAAGTATTTAGTCATTAAAAAATATGAGAAATAA
- a CDS encoding PQQ-binding-like beta-propeller repeat protein, protein MKKIFIIIIIVTAITNSMAQDMGNENPPATAIDIYAKIEIKSLNAVSSVLWENKIYICENSGTVACYDTTGKMIWKHNISAEIVTGPLVTDGQIAIGTANGEIVSLIAHNGEQIQSIGLDDTLTTDLTEMQYEGDKELFLPKQSTSKTAILFGATPGTIYCIDLETLQEYWRNKDSRGKIIYPPLVIQNKVLFASTDGYLYCIDARNGLLNWRWKETETTDFSEAKIVCDGKKVFAVSKDSQLYCIDFLLGTLIWKSEKPKILTSIGLSNDSKNLFAKSEDKRFLFFSAEKGTIIRQLKHDVSFDSSRTQPVEYQDKIYFTNNGCIYALDKKLKEEKIFDFGETSIISFIQAGNNKFLAATSSGTILIFGIR, encoded by the coding sequence ATGAAAAAAATATTTATCATTATAATAATCGTCACCGCAATTACAAATTCGATGGCGCAGGATATGGGAAATGAAAACCCTCCCGCAACTGCAATTGATATTTATGCAAAAATTGAAATCAAATCTCTTAACGCTGTTAGTTCAGTTCTTTGGGAGAATAAAATTTACATTTGTGAAAATTCGGGGACGGTAGCTTGCTATGATACAACCGGGAAGATGATTTGGAAGCATAACATTTCAGCTGAGATTGTAACCGGACCACTAGTTACAGACGGACAAATCGCAATTGGAACTGCCAATGGTGAAATTGTTTCTCTCATTGCTCATAACGGAGAACAGATCCAATCAATAGGCTTAGATGACACTCTTACCACAGATTTAACAGAAATGCAGTATGAAGGCGATAAAGAATTATTTTTGCCCAAGCAATCAACTTCAAAAACTGCAATACTTTTTGGAGCCACACCCGGAACAATTTACTGTATTGATCTGGAAACGCTCCAAGAATATTGGCGGAATAAAGATTCCCGCGGAAAAATTATTTATCCACCTCTCGTTATTCAGAATAAAGTACTTTTTGCCAGCACAGACGGATATTTGTATTGTATTGATGCAAGAAACGGTTTATTAAACTGGCGATGGAAAGAAACAGAGACAACCGATTTTTCCGAAGCTAAAATTGTTTGCGACGGGAAAAAAGTTTTTGCAGTTTCGAAAGATTCGCAACTTTATTGCATTGACTTTTTACTAGGGACTCTGATTTGGAAAAGTGAGAAGCCGAAAATCCTCACTTCGATTGGACTATCAAATGACAGCAAAAATCTTTTTGCAAAGAGTGAAGATAAAAGGTTTTTATTTTTCTCGGCTGAAAAAGGAACTATTATAAGACAACTAAAACATGACGTTTCTTTCGATTCATCCAGAACTCAACCGGTTGAATACCAAGATAAAATCTATTTTACAAATAATGGCTGCATATATGCATTGGACAAAAAATTAAAAGAAGAGAAGATTTTCGATTTTGGCGAAACCAGCATCATTTCATTTATACAGGCAGGCAATAATAAATTTTTAGCTGCCACTTCTTCCGGAACAATTCTAATCTTTGGAATAAGGTAA
- a CDS encoding HAD-IA family hydrolase, translating into MQNFEGIIFDIDGTLTSTNELIFATFRHVTEKYLNKKVTDEEIISLFGPTEDVILKEFMNDDYDDARKDYMEFYEAKHHLMADVYPGMKEILEFIKSKNIPLSIYTGKGRDSSIITLQKIGIIDLFDMIVTGDDVVDHKPSPEGIDVFVKKFNLKPEKVLMIGDAPADILAARSAGVKIASVVWDSYAKEKVLEMNSDYVFETVDELKKFLEENLR; encoded by the coding sequence TTGCAAAATTTTGAAGGAATAATTTTCGACATTGACGGCACACTCACATCAACAAATGAACTGATCTTCGCAACATTTCGACATGTAACAGAAAAATATCTTAATAAAAAAGTGACCGATGAAGAGATAATTTCTCTTTTCGGACCGACTGAAGATGTGATTTTAAAAGAATTCATGAATGATGACTACGACGATGCACGAAAAGATTATATGGAATTCTATGAGGCAAAGCATCATTTAATGGCTGATGTGTATCCCGGCATGAAAGAAATTTTGGAATTTATCAAATCGAAAAATATTCCTTTATCAATTTACACCGGTAAGGGACGAGACTCTTCAATCATCACTCTCCAGAAAATCGGTATCATTGATCTTTTCGATATGATTGTAACCGGTGATGATGTTGTTGATCATAAACCTTCTCCGGAAGGAATTGATGTCTTTGTAAAAAAATTCAATTTGAAACCGGAAAAAGTTTTGATGATTGGAGACGCACCTGCTGACATTCTTGCAGCAAGAAGCGCCGGAGTTAAAATTGCTTCCGTTGTATGGGATAGTTACGCAAAAGAAAAAGTTTTGGAAATGAATAGTGATTATGTATTTGAAACGGTTGATGAGCTAAAGAAATTTTTAGAAGAGAATTTACGATAA